Proteins encoded in a region of the Nonomuraea helvata genome:
- a CDS encoding DUF2071 domain-containing protein has product MYHRWSDITFIHWRYPPDLVRRLVPGCLTVETYDGAAWVGLTPFRMDGVRLTGTPTLPVLSTFPETNVRTYVRDDRGRSGIWFLSLDAGRLAAALGGRAGYWLPYFWSDMSVRSDGAHTRYRCSRLWPRRGEAWCDADVTAGLPVEREERDGIASFLTARFLLFTRVAGRLAAAPVEHPPWPLRRAELTDLDQSLLQAAGLPAPSGRPLVHASPGVPVRVGMWRW; this is encoded by the coding sequence ATGTACCACCGCTGGTCGGACATCACCTTCATCCATTGGCGCTACCCGCCGGACCTCGTGCGGCGCCTGGTGCCGGGCTGCCTCACGGTCGAGACGTACGACGGGGCGGCCTGGGTGGGGCTGACGCCTTTCCGCATGGACGGGGTGCGCCTGACCGGCACACCTACGCTGCCGGTGCTGTCCACGTTCCCGGAGACCAACGTGCGGACCTACGTCCGCGACGACCGGGGGCGCAGCGGGATCTGGTTCCTGTCGCTGGACGCCGGCCGGCTCGCCGCCGCGCTCGGAGGCCGCGCGGGCTACTGGCTGCCGTACTTCTGGTCCGACATGTCGGTGCGCTCCGACGGCGCCCACACGCGTTACCGGTGCAGCCGGCTCTGGCCGCGGCGCGGTGAGGCGTGGTGCGACGCTGACGTGACGGCGGGACTGCCCGTGGAAAGGGAGGAGCGCGACGGGATCGCGAGCTTCCTGACCGCCCGTTTCCTGCTGTTCACCCGCGTGGCCGGCCGGCTGGCGGCGGCGCCGGTGGAGCACCCGCCGTGGCCGCTGCGCCGGGCCGAGCTGACCGATCTGGACCAGAGCCTGCTCCAGGCCGCCGGGCTGCCCGCGCCTTCTGGGCGGCCGCTCGTGCACGCCTCTCCCGGGGTCCCGGTACGGGTGGGGATGTGGCGGTGGTGA
- a CDS encoding epoxide hydrolase, which translates to MADQREIRPFRIEIPQADVDDLRSRLAATRWPRSPQSGDWSRGVPVAYLKRLADYWATGYDWRAQERALNAVPQFTTEIDGQTIHFFHARSPEPDALPLVLTHGWPSSPVEFLKLIGPLTDPRAHGGDPADAFHVVVPSLPGYGFSNPIGEGGFNLFGVARAWAELMSRLGYERYAAQGTDVGTGVTGMLPMVDPGRVAGLHLTGTGAAPPFGPALELDELSAADRARAERFNRFREEGIGYLHIQATRPQTLAYSLNDSPVGQLAWIVEKFAEWTDPAAALPEEAVDLDQLLTNVSLYWFTGSGASTAHAVYEGMRAWRAFAAQQEAGPQAEHSGPPVGVAVFAADSTIRALMDPKGEIGHWSEYDRGGHFAAMEVPDLLVDDIRTFCRGLR; encoded by the coding sequence ATGGCAGACCAGAGAGAGATCCGCCCCTTCCGTATCGAGATCCCGCAGGCCGACGTGGACGACCTCCGGTCCCGGCTGGCCGCCACGCGCTGGCCGCGCTCGCCGCAGTCCGGCGACTGGAGCCGCGGCGTTCCCGTCGCCTACCTGAAGCGGCTCGCCGACTACTGGGCCACCGGGTACGACTGGCGCGCGCAGGAGCGGGCGCTGAACGCGGTCCCGCAGTTCACGACCGAGATCGACGGGCAGACGATCCACTTCTTCCACGCCCGCTCCCCCGAGCCGGACGCGCTCCCGCTCGTTCTCACGCACGGCTGGCCGAGCTCCCCCGTGGAGTTCCTGAAGCTGATCGGCCCGCTGACCGACCCGCGTGCCCACGGCGGCGACCCGGCGGACGCCTTCCACGTGGTCGTGCCGTCGCTGCCCGGCTACGGCTTCTCGAACCCCATCGGCGAGGGCGGCTTCAACCTGTTCGGCGTGGCGCGGGCCTGGGCCGAGCTGATGAGCAGGCTCGGGTATGAGCGGTACGCGGCACAGGGCACCGACGTCGGCACCGGGGTGACCGGAATGCTGCCGATGGTGGATCCGGGCCGCGTGGCCGGCCTGCACCTCACCGGCACCGGCGCCGCCCCGCCCTTCGGTCCCGCGCTCGAGCTCGATGAGCTCTCGGCCGCCGACCGGGCCCGGGCGGAGCGGTTCAACAGGTTCAGGGAGGAGGGCATCGGCTACCTGCACATCCAGGCCACCCGGCCGCAGACCCTGGCCTACTCGCTCAACGACTCCCCGGTCGGGCAGCTCGCCTGGATCGTGGAGAAGTTCGCCGAGTGGACCGACCCGGCCGCGGCGCTCCCCGAGGAGGCCGTCGATCTGGACCAGCTGCTCACCAACGTCAGCCTCTACTGGTTCACCGGGTCGGGGGCCTCCACCGCCCACGCGGTGTACGAGGGGATGCGGGCCTGGCGGGCCTTCGCGGCGCAGCAGGAGGCGGGGCCGCAGGCCGAGCACTCCGGCCCGCCGGTGGGGGTGGCCGTCTTCGCCGCGGACTCCACGATCCGCGCTCTCATGGACCCGAAGGGGGAGATCGGGCACTGGTCGGAGTACGACCGGGGCGGCCATTTCGCCGCGATGGAGGTCCCGGACCTGCTCGTCGACGACATCCGGACCTTCTGCCGGGGCCTGCGCTGA